The stretch of DNA CAAACTGAGGTTGCTGTGATcctttatgatccaatcagaaACCAGCTGCTGCTAACCACTAAGGTTACTCATTGGGCCCAGACTATGAGCTCCTGCTGATCACCTACTAGTAATTATGCTCATACTGGTACACTAGGGATGTCAGAATACCAGAAATGTACAAGTCTGTACCAATACCATTAAAATGCCACAATTCTCTAAACCAATTTCGATACCACAACAAAGCAAACCAACAAATGCACGTCAACATAAaggcttttatttaaaaagtatttttcaaatgcaatttatctaaaaatgtgttttttttcccccatttagTGTTATTTATTGCCTTGATCATTATTTGTTGATCTTGAGGCTGCCAAATAAAACCAACTGAGCAATCTCTCATGCTGCGTAGCTCTGTTAGGCCCTCTACTTAAGTATGGGTCTGTTTGTCCTGCCTCCTAAGTTGTGGATTGCCCTAATTtggcccctgattggtctacagacttgattgtcatgtcattggtattttttatatatttgttttaattttgtaaacCTTTTGCCAGTACTCATTACACAAACATGATACTCAAAGACTCAAATTTGGTCTCATTTTGAAGGAAAAAGCCTAAGGTAAGCACTGGAATGATTTGTGTGAAAGTCACTtctgggctcttcaggctttgtgatacagcatttttgtttggtaGTCTGACTCAAACACTAAATATTTTCATATGTAACTTCTTATTTTCAACCAGTCTTAACGGATCTGTTGCTTCTCCTGCCAATGGCATTCCTCACACTGGTGGTTTTGTTTTAGCTTTTTTGGCTTATTATGGTGAACTTGTGTGGTCTGGGACATCTGTGAGGACATCAGTACCTCCAGTACCACAGGAAacaagaacttgttttcagaatTTTGGTATCGACTTAGTACAGAAGTATCTTGTAAAATCTCTAGTTACTACCAGTATTATCTGTTAAGTTTGGATTCTGATGTATGGAATTCATGTGGTTTAATGTCATTACATACAATTCCttgatttctaaaaaaaaactacCATTGTTAAAACAGCTTTTGGGTTTACCTGGTGAACTGTGTTAGCTGGCGGTGGTTGTCTGGGACGTCAAAGGGTTTGTACATAAAATGCCTTAGATCAGACACTCCCACCTGGCTGACGCTGTATGACTGGGCTTTGGCTATGTAGCTCAAAGCATTTTGGGCCAGCATTGCCTCTTCTATCTTTCTTTTACAATCAGCCACAGCGTAAAATGCCTCTTTATCCgtggacaacaacaacaagcagACAGTGCAGTCGGGTGGGTCCAGATACGAAATATAAGCATAAAAGTAACAGTCCGGGTTGAAGCTAGGGAGACAGATTGGGGTCCATATTTCTCCAGCCTGGAAGGCTGAAGAGGCTCCAATAAGGTTGAGCAAGAGGTGGAGGTCAGCAGGGTCAAGTCGGGCATCTTCGATGACCATTTTTTCCTGGACGATGGTTAATAACTGTTTTTTAGCAATGAGGATGGAGAAGACCAGGTTTGGAGTAATAGCTTTCTGCAAAATCTGGCTGAGTGAGTCCctgaaagaagaagaaatgggCAGGCAGTGCACTGCTGAGAGCAAAAAACTTGGGTCTGAGTCCACCAGGTTCAGCAAGCCATCTAGAATCTTCTCCGAGCCAGCTAGCAGGCGGCGCAAATCGTAATTCTTCTTGTGCTCAAAGATGCGTGTGATGCTTGCTTGTGTTAGCATGCTGACGATCTGGTTGTAGACGTAAAGCAGCTCATCCCGCAGCTGTTGCTCAGACTGATGGCTGCTGGAGACAGACACCAGCACCAGTGGGCCCTGCTGCATAAACACCACTGTGTGCTCATCTACAgccataaaaaaatgtattaggaGAAATCACAGGTAAACctgctatatatacacacacttctaAAATACTGActtctgtgtattttatttttgtatattgtGTATACTCTTGTTCTTTCCAAGTATTTTATAAATTGCTTTTCTTATTTAAACCCCAAAACTGATTCTGATACACACATGCATTTGCATCTTTCAACATGGGATGCAATAATTAGTCGACCTAATTGAAGATATCAATCATAGAACAAAACAGATGTATAGGCTGACACATTAAGCTTTAAATTATTGTGGCAGTCAATTGATCAAACATGAAAAAAGGATAGAAatcagtgggaaaaaaaatgtacttcTGATTCGTAAACTGCATGAGCAAAAACTAAGTAGTTCACCATGCCCCTACCTGAGTAAACAGATCGAATTACATTATTTCCGCTTTGGACAAAAGATACCAGAGCCATCATGACACCCATAGTAGAGGACAGAGCCTCCTCACTGCCATAGCGAGAGTAGATTGGTTTCCCTGCTTCACTAAGCACAAAAACGTGCTTACGGTGCTGCCGCCAGCTATCCGTGGTTACGTCCTCATCACAATGAGATGACGCCCCCAAAGTGGTGCCAGCTTCAGAGAGGGGGGAGGATGCGCCCTTTAAACCCATACCCTGTTCCTCCAGCTTCCCCCGAGCTAACATGGCCACAACAAACTCTCCTGAGTCATCAGGGCCATTGTCACCTAGAGCAGATTCTTCAGACACTTTACCAGAATCTGTTTCTGACATGCTAGTACTCAAGGATTTGTCCAAATCGAGATCCTCTCGCTTCTGGGCATCCAAAGCAAGTCCTTGCTGTGTGATGTCCTCTGAGGTAGTGTCAACCAAATGCCCCTCTGTGTGTCCATCCAGACACAGCAATGTCCTGTCCTCACCCTCACTTTGACAAATGTCCTCTACAATATGGTCTGCATGATTTTCTGTTGGTATGGCTTCATTTAAAATGCGCACATCtggaaaaatacaacaaaatgacACTAAGAGAGCATCATTCTATAATAAACACTATTAACACAGTTCAGccattaataataatgacaatgaCAACAACCACACCAAGAACAACAACGTACTAACAGTATAAATGAAAAATCTATTTGCATAGCTATTTAGCAATTTAGTGATAGGTCAAAATCTGAGGGGctggcaaaaataaaatattaaagtctAAATGAAAACCCCACCATTGTAAAATATTGAAGACAAAGATAACCCATTTAATCTCGCTGTTATAAATAAGAATTGTTTATATTACTGCAACAAAAcgtaacaataaaatatattttaccagTATCTGTAGAAATTATTGTATCTACATTTTCAGTCATCTTCCCTCTCTCCTGGTCCTCTTTATCCATACTTGTCTCCATGCCCACATAACAGGTCAATTCCTAGGTCAAGAACGGAAATATCAGAACGAGATGATCACTAAATAAATAAGGCAACATATCTAAACGATAAAACGTTAATCATGGCAAGGCATATTTACCTAGCGATGTAGCCAGTCAGTTCGTTAACTTAGATTTAGTCAAATCCGCATTAGGGTGCATAGATATATTTACCCCGAGTTATCGTGTTATAAACGCAGCcggatgaagtggttaaagaCGGTGGTTTACACTTGTTCAAGAGCGTCCATTGGACTTTTCTTCAGACCAGAACACCTCTCGGGACAACCAATTGTTCTGAAACTATGTAGATAGGCTGTTTAAAGAGAAGCTCGATGTTTAGAAAATCCATGACGCTGTTAATGTTAAGGCTAAACGTTACCTGCTTCTTCACTTTATCCTGAGCTTTAGCTAAAACCGCCTAGCTTTCCGGATACAGCACCGAAAACAACTTAATTATCCACACAGAGACTTAACTGCGTGTTGTAAACAAGTCATCCGTCGAGAACAATCAGATCCAAAGCAGAACACATCAGCGCGGTATTAGCCCAAACTGAAATCAGCTCTGTAACCCAACATTGCAGTATTGCTCCTCGATTTGGGTTCCCTACCCGATTTGGACTGCGCGTGCGCAGAATGGCACGCATGCGTACACCACTTTTTTTTTAGCTCGGCGGCGGTGACGAGTAGGGTCTGGCTGCAGTAccggaaaaaaaatatattgctgCAGTACCGGAGGCTGCAGTTTTAAGATCACGATTCGAAGCCCTGTGCTTTGGTGACACTGCCCCCTAATGGTACAtgaggtatatatatatatatatatatatatatatatatatataatcagtggcgtatgctggtctttcaaggaggggaagctcaatttcggcctacatcataaaatgtgtcggtttatttatacgtaaattctaccct from Hoplias malabaricus isolate fHopMal1 chromosome 5, fHopMal1.hap1, whole genome shotgun sequence encodes:
- the mon1bb gene encoding vacuolar fusion protein MON1 homolog B isoform X1, whose product is METSMDKEDQERGKMTENVDTIISTDTDVRILNEAIPTENHADHIVEDICQSEGEDRTLLCLDGHTEGHLVDTTSEDITQQGLALDAQKREDLDLDKSLSTSMSETDSGKVSEESALGDNGPDDSGEFVVAMLARGKLEEQGMGLKGASSPLSEAGTTLGASSHCDEDVTTDSWRQHRKHVFVLSEAGKPIYSRYGSEEALSSTMGVMMALVSFVQSGNNVIRSVYSDEHTVVFMQQGPLVLVSVSSSHQSEQQLRDELLYVYNQIVSMLTQASITRIFEHKKNYDLRRLLAGSEKILDGLLNLVDSDPSFLLSAVHCLPISSSFRDSLSQILQKAITPNLVFSILIAKKQLLTIVQEKMVIEDARLDPADLHLLLNLIGASSAFQAGEIWTPICLPSFNPDCYFYAYISYLDPPDCTVCLLLLSTDKEAFYAVADCKRKIEEAMLAQNALSYIAKAQSYSVSQVGVSDLRHFMYKPFDVPDNHRQLTQFTSPDMEAPYSSGDEKLRLLDLYRDLHSRIHNSSRPLKLIYHVAERETLLAWVTSKFELYTCFSPLVTKACAINAITKLLRWVKKEEDRLFIRYPPKYSTTPNPKSSRGKNRYTWTSLKLMKLTNKL
- the mon1bb gene encoding vacuolar fusion protein MON1 homolog B isoform X2, which codes for METSMDKEDQERGKMTENVDTIISTDTDVRILNEAIPTENHADHIVEDICQSEGEDRTLLCLDGHTEGHLVDTTSEDITQQGLALDAQKREDLDLDKSLSTSMSETDSGKVSEESALGDNGPDDSGEFVVAMLARGKLEEQGMGLKGASSPLSEAGTTLGASSHCDEDVTTDSWRQHRKHVFVLSEAGKPIYSRYGSEEALSSTMGVMMALVSFVQSGNNVIRSVYSDEHTVVFMQQGPLVLVSVSSSHQSEQQLRDELLYVYNQIVSMLTQASITRIFEHKKNYDLRRLLAGSEKILDGLLNLVDSDPSFLLSAVHCLPISSSFRDSLSQILQKAITPNLVFSILIAKKQLLTIVQEKMVIEDARLDPADLHLLLNLIGASSAFQAGEIWTPICLPSFNPDCYFYAYISYLDPPDCTVCLLLLSTDKEAFYAVADCKRKIEEAMLAQNALSYIAKAQSYSVSQVGVSDLRHFMYKPFDVPDNHRQLTQFTSPDMEAPYSSGDEKLRLLDLYRDLHSRIHNSSRPLKLIYHVAERETLLAWVTSKFELYTCFSPLVTKACAINAITKLLRWVKKEEDRLFIRYPPKYSTTPNPKSSRDTHGPA
- the mon1bb gene encoding vacuolar fusion protein MON1 homolog B isoform X3; amino-acid sequence: METSMDKEDQERGKMTENVDTIISTDTDVRILNEAIPTENHADHIVEDICQSEGEDRTLLCLDGHTEGHLVDTTSEDITQQGLALDAQKREDLDLDKSLSTSMSETDSGKVSEESALGDNGPDDSGEFVVAMLARGKLEEQGMGLKGASSPLSEAGTTLGASSHCDEDVTTDSWRQHHEHTVVFMQQGPLVLVSVSSSHQSEQQLRDELLYVYNQIVSMLTQASITRIFEHKKNYDLRRLLAGSEKILDGLLNLVDSDPSFLLSAVHCLPISSSFRDSLSQILQKAITPNLVFSILIAKKQLLTIVQEKMVIEDARLDPADLHLLLNLIGASSAFQAGEIWTPICLPSFNPDCYFYAYISYLDPPDCTVCLLLLSTDKEAFYAVADCKRKIEEAMLAQNALSYIAKAQSYSVSQVGVSDLRHFMYKPFDVPDNHRQLTQFTSPDMEAPYSSGDEKLRLLDLYRDLHSRIHNSSRPLKLIYHVAERETLLAWVTSKFELYTCFSPLVTKACAINAITKLLRWVKKEEDRLFIRYPPKYSTTPNPKSSRGKNRYTWTSLKLMKLTNKL